A genomic region of Raphanus sativus cultivar WK10039 chromosome 6, ASM80110v3, whole genome shotgun sequence contains the following coding sequences:
- the LOC108808361 gene encoding uncharacterized protein LOC108808361 gives MGDEPERDETERYEADSEAERYEAERNEQQFDEEARVERNVADFVDEDFDEYATPVCSDDDEDGVEKEGYLRWNIKYVRWEKDKSELKCASEAEEGEEQCMWKIYCSYEEPLQKWLVKVLMKEHTCMRSGRSRLLTQEAIAGLFVDDIRENPKLMPKEILEDIQKRWELTATIDQCRNANKRALEIIKEEQDLEFSRLRDYRVELLESNKDSSVHLETVQSDDGSDVFYRFYVCFAALKKTWTSHCRPIFGLDGCFLKCTTKGQLLAAVGRDANNQMFPIAWAVVDVENEPNWRWFIEKLQIDLNLQDGNGFTVISDRQKGLLNAVEDLLPRVEHRMCARHIYANLKKLYPNRADMKGLFWKVAKSYNTAQYNKRVDEVKAYDMDVYNSMMMKNPKNCSLAFFSPTSSCDDVSNNISESFNHAIDPARYMPFVEMLETIRRRAMLRIEARKVISMKHRGKFSIKAVERVELEQTKIRPCQVYPCGHESFEVKEKNSSYKVKMLERSCTCRKWEISGLPCRHALKVIVEKKRKKEDYIGDCYLTSKWRMQYQTPIEAVHGVNFWNKTDEAVIVPPTTEDTDSALGRKKIPKRIKGKNESPSKKKTKVTQESPTKISRARRTIHCGRCGAAGHNTRGCIGIGVEIQRPPKKNKTSSQQPMLSQVIN, from the exons ATGGGAGATGAGCCAGAGAGGGATGAAACAGAGAGGTATGAGGCAGATTCAGAGGCAGAGAGATATGAGGCCGAGAGGAATGAGCAACAATTTGATGAAGAAGCAAGAGTAGAAAGGAATGTGGCTGATTTTGTTGATGAAGATTTTGATGAGTATGCTACACCTGTATGTTCAGACGATGATGAAGATGGTGTTGAGAAAGAAGGGTACTTGAG GTGGAATATTAAGTATGTGCGTTGGGAGAAAGACAAATCAGAATTGAAATGTGCTAGtgaagctgaagaaggagaggaacAATGTATGTGGAAGATTTACTGCTCTTATGAAGAACCGTTGCAGAAGTGGCTAGTTAAAGTGTTAATGAAAGAGCACACTTGCATGAGGAGTGGACGTTCAAGACTGCTTACACAAGAGGCTATTGCTGGGTTGTTCGTTGATGACATAAGGGAAAATCCTAAATTAATGCCGAAAGAGATTCTAGAAGATATTCAGAAGCGTTGGGAGTTAACTGCAACCATAGATCAGTGCAGGAACGCAAATAAAAGGGCATTAGAAATTATCAAAGAGGAGCAAGACTTAGAGTTCTCACGGCTTAGAGATTACAGAGTTGAGTTATTAGAGTCGAATAAGGACTCATCAGTGCATCTAGAGACAGTCCAAAGTGACGATGGTAGTGATGTATTTTACAGATTCTATGTCTGTTTTGCTGCATTGAAGAAGACATGGACCTCCCACTGTAGACCTATCTTTGGTCTTGATGGATGCTTTCTTAAATGCACAACAAAAGGTCAACTGTTAGCAGCAGTCGGAAGAGACGCCAACAACCAGATGTTCCCCATTGCTTGGGCTGTTGTTGATGTTGAAAATGAACCCAACTGGAGATGGTTTATTGAGAAGCTGCAAATCGACTTAAACCTGCAAGATGGTAATGGATTTACTGTGATTTCTGACAGACAAAAGGGGTTGTTAAATGCTGTAGAAGATTTATTACCACGGGTCGAGCATAGGATGTGTGCAAGACACATCTACGCAAACCTAAAGAAGCTATATCCTAACAGAGCTGACATGAAAGGATTGTTTTGGAAGGTCGCAAAGAGTTACAATACAGCTCAATACAACAAAAGGGTGGATGAAGTTAAGGCATACGACATGGATGTCTATAACTCAATGATGATGAAGAATCCCAAAAACTGCAGCCTTGCTTTCTTCTCACCAACATCTTCATGTGATGATGTAAGTAACAACATATCTGAATCCTTTAACCATGCCATAGACCCTGCAAGATATATGCCATTTGTGGAGATGTTAGAGACGATACGCCGAAGAGCTATGCTTCGGATAGAGGCAAGAAAGGTTATATCAATGAAACACAGAGGAAAGTTTAGTATTAAAGCAGTGGAGAGAGTGGAACTAGAGCAGACAAAGATCAGGCCGTGTCAGGTATATCCTTGTGGTCATGAAAGCTTTGAAGTGAAGGAGAAAAACTCATCATACAAAGTAAAGATGTTGGAGCGTAGTTGTACGTGTAGAAAATGGGAAATTTCTGGGTTGCCTTGTCGTCATGCACTGAAAGTTATTGTAGAGAAGAAGCGAAAGAAAGAGGATTACATTGGTGATTGCTATCTCACTTCAAAGTGGAGAATGCAATACCAAACACCAATTGAGGCTGTTCATGGTGTGAATTTTTGGAACAAGACTGACGAGGCTGTGATTGTGCCTCCAACAACAGAAGATACAGATTCAGCGTTAGGAAGAAAGAAGATTCCTAAGAGGATAAAGGGGAAGAACGAGTCACCGagcaagaagaaaacaaaggttACACAAGAGTCTCCAACAAAAATTTCTAGAGCAAGAAGAACCATCCATTGTGGAAGATGTGGAGCAGCTGGACACAACACACGAGGCTGTATTGGCATTGGTGTTGAGATTCAACGTCCACCCAAGAAGAACAAGACAAGCTCCCAACAACCAATGCTTAGCCAAGTGATCaactaa